Genomic DNA from Salvia miltiorrhiza cultivar Shanhuang (shh) chromosome 1, IMPLAD_Smil_shh, whole genome shotgun sequence:
GGGTGGCGGAGGCTGGGGAAATGCAACACCACTCTGGAATTATCTGTTCTCGGCAGAGCATTTTGGATGGGGTAGCAGCGGAAGCAGCAGCAGAGGTTCAGGAAGGCCACCATTTTTGTTAGACGGAAGGGTTTGGTCGACCCATTTCTGAGAGTGCAGGGTGAAGGTCGAACCCAAATATAGTTTGGGGTTATATTCAATTTTGGGGTAAACCCTAGAGGGGTATTTGATCTTTTCCCTTTATAATCATTTGTTGGTTAATTGAGTAGATGAGATGGCTATCTCTCTTGGATATGTTAATTTATATAGATGTTAGTCATGTAATACAATATTACAAATGTTGTCTCGATGATTGCTgatgagaaaatattggaaTTTTGAAAGCTGATTGGGTTCTTCTCTTTctggaagttttttttttttcatcaactAATAGTTCAAAAGCTTTTCCATTTTCCAAATTCTTTTGTGTGTAGAACTACAAGGAACCTTAAAGTCCACAACATGGCATATATACATGACTTgggtttttgattttttttttgttctgttAATTTATTACATTAATCAGGTTTATGTTTCCATTTTGCTAGGCAGAGAAGTCCTCCTGGAACTACATTGGAATATTTAAAATCTTAAATGTTTCTGGCAAGAGGCGTGACTTAGTgccaaaaacatcaaaaaatgAAGATACGGATATGGAGAGTGACAGTAGTGATAGTGATGAGGATGATGAAGAGGAAGGTGGTGGAACTAAGACCCCAGTTCTGCAGGtataataatgtaattatgTTATTATTGCTAGTTTTTAGTTCAACTTATACGCGCCCTTCTGAGTCATTTTTGTGTCTTCACACAATGGCTCTCTATAGGTACGTAAGGTCAGTCATGAAGGCGGTGTGAACCGGATTCGTGCTATGGTACAACATCCTCATATATGTGCTTCATGGGCTGATACTGGCCTTGTTCAGGTACACTTTTCATATATTTGAAATTGTCTAACAGTATCTACACTAAGTTCAAGGACACAAAGCCTGGGCTTGTGTAAAAGTGATGAATGTTACAGTGGATTAAACTtctagaaaaaaagaaaaaaagaaaaaaaaaaaaaaagacatcaTATATGCAACCTAACTTGATGGATGCTTGCAGGTGTGGGACTTTAGCTCTCATTTACATGCTTTGGGAGAAGCTGACACTGCAACTAATAATGGAGGATCTATTGTGTTCAATCAAGCTCCTTTAGTTAAGTTTGCTGGACACAAGGATGAAGGCTATGCAATTGACTGGAGTCCTGTTGTTCCTGGAAGGCTAGTGTCAGGTATTACGACATGACTTCTAGCTATGGATGGACACTGCAGATTTCGTTCCTTGCAACACTTTTATGAAATTTAATTTCCTTGCTGTCTCCACTCCCACAGGGGACTGCAAGAATTGTATTCATCTTTGGGAACCAGCATCCGAATCAACATGGAATATTGACTCTACTCCCTTTGTTGGTCACACTGCTAGCGTTGAAGATTTACAGGTTTACATTACATCTGCAATTCCGTCACTAGATATCCTAGAAATGTAGTAAACCTTGCAGTCATCGGTAATGATGGTTTGATTTCTCTATCTGCAGTGGAGTCCTACAGAACCATATGTCTTCGCCTCATGCTCGGTTGATGGAACTATTGCAATTTGGGATACTCGTGTTGGGAAGTCTCCTGCAGTTTCTATCAAAGCACACAAAGCTGATGTGAATGTTATAACATGGAATAGGTGTCTATAACTTTGTTTCTTAAGTTGTGTTGGTTTACTATTGTTCTTCGtgtatttcatttttcattgcTTCTTTCTTGACTAGCCTGGCAAGCTGTATGCTAGCATCAGGTAGTGATGATGGGACGTTTTCCATCCGAGATCTAAGATTACTCAAGGTATTGAATGGtcttaatctctctctctctctctctctctctctctctctctctctctcgcatgtgtgtgtgtgtttcgtAACTGCCTTCTTCTCTTGCACAGGAAGGAGACTCTGTAGTTGCGCACTTTGAGTACCATAAGCATCCAATTACATCCATTGAATGGAGTCCACACGAGGCCTCCACCTTGGCGGTGTCTTCAGCAGACAATCAACTAACGTAAGAAACATCTAGATATAGACAAGAGTATATATTTCATAGAATTTTTCAAAGTTCAATCCTCTCAAAACTTGAATTTCATGAATTCCCATATCCGTTCTCAGAATATGGGACCTGTCCCTTGAgagagatgaagaagaggaggcCGAGTTCAGAGCCAAGACGAAAGAACAAGTAAACGCCCCCAATGACTTGCCACCACAACTTCTATTTGTTCATCAGGTGATTGATACCTCTTTCATATATTCTCTATAGAGCATAGACATAAATTACTCACCAATACGTAATACGGCCTCATCACGTTCATTTACCAAACCCTGCAGGGCCAGAAGGACTTGAAAGAAGTTCATTGGCACCCCCAGATACCGGGAATGCTTATGTCCACCGCGGGAGATGGCTTCAACATCTTAATGCCTTCAAATATTGAAACCCCACTTCCTGCTGAGAGTGCTTGATCTCTCAGCATAGTGCGATTTTGTCAAATATCAGGTAATGGTGTAGTGGTGAAAAGGGTTCTCAGAATAGTCAATTTTGATCTCAAGTTTTTTAGCCTTGTTGTAGTGGTTCTGTTGGATTTCTCTGTTGTGCTATGTTTCTGTCTTGAATATTCAATTGTGGGAATGGAGGTTGAGATTTGTGAAAGAAGCTCTGCATATCCCGCTCCATTTGTTTATCCCAAAAATGCTTGTAGGTGCCCAGATCGCGACGAGCGTATTGTTGAATGATGATGGGAAATGAATGATTTTATTTTGTACGAATGTATAGTTGAATGACGGTAGGAGGGAAATTGTGATAATAAATTGTCAAATATAATGTCCTTTCAGCAGTTTGTGATTTGGACAATCTATAGCATAATCGGCACTCCAATTTGTGAACATAGCCTATTGTGGAGAAATTGCTTTTATCAATTTGATAACTTAGCTAAAATACAACACCAATATCTGATCCTTTTCGCATATGAAACTACCAAGATTAAACTCAAAACAAATAGTAATTGATTGGACATGGCAGAATTTACTCTTTGCCACAATTTCTCAATCATTAGGACAACTCACAAGTTCATCAATACGGGAAAGTAAGTTGATTGCATTCCAACACAGCCGCCATAAATTAGTTGCTGCATTTGagtttagagttctactttccTTCATTTTTTAACCATCTTCTGAAATCTGgtttaatattaattagagttgaCGTGAAATGACGTcattgaaattttaccagttcATAATTTTCTTCAGTTGATTGTTTGTttaattgattttgattttcttcGAGTATATATTGTATAAACAATTCATTGACCAGCCGACTTATTGGGACTGCATCTGATATTCACCTTTCAGCAGGAAGAAATGCATTGAAACATATTTCTTGAAAAATGATAGCAGAAAAGCTAGTTTATACATGTACAACAGGAAACAACAAACCAAAGGCATACAAAGGTAACCAGTTTACCAAATGACTAGCAACCAAGAAGCTACTTGAGCTTAGGCGTCTCCATCGTCCATCAGatcaaaaaatatactccctccgtcccactttaatatgttcattttcatttttggaacGTCTCACtagaataggctcgttttccattttgaataaaaaaaatatacttaattagtgtggaTCATCAGGATGGAGTAATAATCATCACATATGATATAGTGATACGTACTAAGGACGTATTAGATGACcgattttcatttaaaaaaataaaccaaCCAAATAAGTATATCTCATTTTCCTTTTCTAGAGTTGAAGTACACCTCATTTAACTAGTTTGGGAGGATATAACTCtaaatcaatttattagatatttTTTCTCCGCTGATCATTGATCAGCCCTTTTTTTCCTGCAAGACTTTCAACAGTTACTTTTATATTATACTAACAATATCTGATCGTTTTATGTGAAAGGGTGCATGTTTAGAAACGGTGACATTAATTTTTCTAAAGCCATATTGTGACACGAGAGTAAGAAGTTCAATGACGAAACCAAGCTTAACGTTCCCATCAAGGCACCGTCTTTTCATTCTCTTCATCTTTTGCTCATAACACCTACATTGCCTCAGCCGTGATCGCGATCAATCCACTAGATGTGACTGAACCTACAAACCAACTATTTACTGCAGTTCAAGGTGATTATGCAGAAAAATGCATTGAATCATCTACCAATCAAAATCAAGTTCTCAACAATCCTTAGTAACTTGTAAAAAGTGTCGTATAGGTTTCACTTGAGGAAACTACAGGCAAGGAACAAGAATACATATACTACCAAGGACGTAAGAAGCTCAAGAGTCCAAGTCGGCTGCAACAAAAATGAAGGAACGAGTGGAACCGTCATAGACCCACAAAACCAGCCAGCCACAAGAGCTCCGAATCTGAAATAATACGATAAAGTTTTCATGTTCTAAGTAATCAAGCTCCAAAGCAGATTGCAAGGAAACAGGCATACAAGTTTCTTGTCCCAACAAGGCAACAACTTACCCAATAATGGCAGCTCTAGGCAAGCTTTTGTTCTTGTCATTGAGGAAGTAAATGCAAGCTCCAAGAGATAATGCCACCTGCATAGGAAAGAAAATACATTAAGATAAACAGATGCCcagaaaatgaatattttttggTTTGGCAATTGTTCATATAAAAAGCAAGCCTCATACAAGAGGAGAAGTTCGAGCACAAGCAGCAGGCAAATACAACTGCAGAtgaagttttatttttaattctagTACCCCCTTCAAATCATTTTAAGATACAAAATGATTGCAGCCACATAGTAAGCAATTAAGAGAGGGAAGGCTGGCGGGGAATGCCTTTAGGTGTAAGAAAATAGTTGTTATAATGATTTTCAGGCTCTACTTGGCTTCCCACCAAGTTGAGCAAAAGCAAGTTTTGAAGTGCAACAATTCTATAATAAATTCATGTAATAATCTGTTAAATATAGAGCGTCTCTGATTATATCATTCATCTATAcatgagaaagaaaaaatatcatGCATCATAAAAGATTTTATAATTTGTATTACACAATACATGAAACTGATTAAGAAACAAAACGAGAAAACTGATTAAATGGTATAGGCAGCAGAAAACACTATTATTTCAATATGTAACAACTTGATAGTGAAAATGGGATTGAAAAATAGAACAAGTCTCCCCAATGACGAATCAAGATAGCTATTTCTTTGTTAACATAGATTGAGTACCCATCTTGGCATTTCCAAAGAATATGATCATGAATCACACAGCACATTAAGGTCCCTTTTTTAATCCAGAAGATGATCAGTGGGCAGAATCCATGATGCAAGAACGCAAGGTAGAATTTTGATTCACGGTATCAATCACAATTCTAAGTTAACTATACAGCACCAATAAGCTTAAATTTCTTTCATCTTTATCGATGTATCACCGGCAGTAAACCAATAGTGCTGGTCTATAGGCTCTTGTAAAGACCTGGAAGTTTTTTTATTCGAGGGGGTAAAGACCTGGAAGTTAAATATATCAAGAATCAATGTTTTAAAAAACCATTGAGGTGTAGGAACTGAGGCTAGCCTTAGTTCCATTCGGCCGAAAACTGCATCTGAGGCGGCACCTCAGTTGAATGAACTGAATTATGCGCCTCGATGATTTGAGCCTGAGGCGGTGGGAATCAGTTCAGTTGAGGCTTAAGCCTCAATTAGAATCTGAATTTTCAGCCCAATTTGAAAGGCTTGTCAATTTTAACttaattactcatgggctttaTTAATTTAAGCCCAAATTCATAGTAAAGCCCTACATTTTAGAATCTATTTAATACCTAATACACGTAAGGGTAAGGGTCACATAGAAACTACAGCAGAGAGTCAGAGACAGGACTTCATCCTCCCACTACTTCTCGCCTAGTGTCGTTTAGTTGGTATTTTGCTATAGCTTTTCATTTTATGGTATTAGTTATTTTGTTATGAACCTATTATATTTATGAATCTATAATTCTTCTTAAAGGCTTATGCCTTGAACCGGTTTCTACACATCGATTCGAATTGATTCCCACGTTTCGTGGTGATAGAAGAAAACGCCTCGGTTCCCGATTTAGTTTTTTAAAACATTGTCAACAATAACTACTCTTTCAATCTCAAGCACTGAGTAAGAGCTTTCATCTAtcaattctatttttatatGTGGAAGCAGACATGGTCATGGAAGAATCTATcatatacttattatatatgttgATCTCTTAGGTATCGAATTGCATAAGTTTCCAGGACCAATCAGGACAAATGAAATGCCACACATGGACTTCGTAGCTCACAAGATCTGATCTTAGTACCACTAAATTCCACATTTAACTAATGCCACTatgtagttctctctaaaaCACGAACTTTAATGTGACATTATTCTGAAGGAAGACCATATAGTACATTTTAAAATGATCAGAAATGCAACGTACCTGGAAAGCAGGCCCCGCTTCAGCAGAGTTCATCACGCTCCAGCATGCCATGAAAGAAAACAGGAACAACCGTCTCAAAATGATCACAGGGGGAGGAATCTCAACAAAGCTGAGTAAGTTCTTCACCCATGGTGGAGATTCCTCAACTTTCTTCTTTAGCCTGCTTTTCAagttgatcttcatcttcttcctgTTCTTGTAGCTGGTCATCAGTAATTTCTCAAAAGCAGCTTCTATTGATTCAGCACTTCTTTCATGATTGGCATATTGGTCCAACAAAAAGTTCCGAGCACTCCAAACTTCTTCTTCCGAAGCATCAGTACTAACCCCCAGCCGCTTATAAGGATCCCACACATTTAACCTAGGGAATTTTGAAATGCTACCTATGGATATTCAAAGTAAATATATGACAAATAATTTAAGAAGCAGTTGTGACTGACAAAACTAACTTGTAAGGTTAATGATAATTAAGTATCAGCATATAATGGCAGCACATATTAGTATGTAAGAAGATCAAAGACAGCCTCAGAATTCAGATAAGAAAAGATACAGAAAATCTTAGTTACACACTTCATTATCACAGAAACAGTGAAAATCAAGTTATACAGGAGACTATCTTAAGTAGCTGTAAAAATATGGCGATATTGGGCACTTCTAATTCACCCACAGTTTGAAAACCAACTAACATCCTCATAAAGtcgaagaaaatgaaaaaaatgttcAAGGACATACTTAGACTACCCTTTGACCTTTCCAACCAACTGTACTgaaaaaagaaatttatttgTGAATTACCTTCATAAGGCGTATCCACTGCACATTTTGGGGAGATAAATCCCACATAGCCCGGGTTACTTCTTCTCGAATCGCCTCGAATTGAACTGTGACTGAAGCACCATATTTGCACAAAAGCAAGAAAAATAAGGAAACTCATATCAATTGAAAGTTTGTTAAAAATCCAACCAGAAATTGAATGCCGATTGCCAAGAAAAACTTACAGACGACGGCCAAGGAAAGAGGTTTTGAGGGTAGGGGTTGAGAGGAGAGCCGCTGCCATTAGGTTCTCAAGATCCGAGTCCCTCCTCTACTGAAATTAGAAGCTGCAATTTCTTAGTGAGTGAAATCTAAAATTTCTTTTCACTATTTGTGTATTCTTTATCACACAAAATTAAGCTATGGGAGACATTATTTCACCTTTCAATAATGAAGGTGACATTTACTTGGtcatat
This window encodes:
- the LOC131007007 gene encoding protein HEAT STRESS TOLERANT DWD 1-like isoform X1, with the translated sequence MVRSLKNPKKAKRKNKGSGSKKDEGSSSNSGPTMPAKVWQPGVDALEDGEELQCDLSAYNSYHGFHIGWPCLSFDILRDSLGLVRTEFPHTVYSIAGTQAEKSSWNYIGIFKILNVSGKRRDLVPKTSKNEDTDMESDSSDSDEDDEEEGGGTKTPVLQVRKVSHEGGVNRIRAMVQHPHICASWADTGLVQVWDFSSHLHALGEADTATNNGGSIVFNQAPLVKFAGHKDEGYAIDWSPVVPGRLVSGDCKNCIHLWEPASESTWNIDSTPFVGHTASVEDLQWSPTEPYVFASCSVDGTIAIWDTRVGKSPAVSIKAHKADVNVITWNSLASCMLASGSDDGTFSIRDLRLLKEGDSVVAHFEYHKHPITSIEWSPHEASTLAVSSADNQLTIWDLSLERDEEEEAEFRAKTKEQVNAPNDLPPQLLFVHQGQKDLKEVHWHPQIPGMLMSTAGDGFNILMPSNIETPLPAESA
- the LOC131007007 gene encoding protein HEAT STRESS TOLERANT DWD 1-like isoform X2, with protein sequence MALFEAEKSSWNYIGIFKILNVSGKRRDLVPKTSKNEDTDMESDSSDSDEDDEEEGGGTKTPVLQVRKVSHEGGVNRIRAMVQHPHICASWADTGLVQVWDFSSHLHALGEADTATNNGGSIVFNQAPLVKFAGHKDEGYAIDWSPVVPGRLVSGDCKNCIHLWEPASESTWNIDSTPFVGHTASVEDLQWSPTEPYVFASCSVDGTIAIWDTRVGKSPAVSIKAHKADVNVITWNSLASCMLASGSDDGTFSIRDLRLLKEGDSVVAHFEYHKHPITSIEWSPHEASTLAVSSADNQLTIWDLSLERDEEEEAEFRAKTKEQVNAPNDLPPQLLFVHQGQKDLKEVHWHPQIPGMLMSTAGDGFNILMPSNIETPLPAESA
- the LOC131007009 gene encoding protein CHAPERONE-LIKE PROTEIN OF POR1, chloroplastic-like isoform X2 yields the protein MAAALLSTPTLKTSFLGRRLHSSIRGDSRRSNPGYVGFISPKCAVDTPYEGSISKFPRLNVWDPYKRLGVSTDASEEEVWSARNFLLDQYANHERSAESIEAAFEKLLMTSYKNRKKMKINLKSRLKKKVEESPPWVKNLLSFVEIPPPVIILRRLFLFSFMACWSVMNSAEAGPAFQVALSLGACIYFLNDKNKSLPRAAIIGFGALVAGWFCGSMTVPLVPSFLLQPTWTLELLTSLVVYVFLFLACSFLK
- the LOC131007009 gene encoding protein CHAPERONE-LIKE PROTEIN OF POR1, chloroplastic-like isoform X1 codes for the protein MRKRRDSDLENLMAAALLSTPTLKTSFLGRRLHSSIRGDSRRSNPGYVGFISPKCAVDTPYEGSISKFPRLNVWDPYKRLGVSTDASEEEVWSARNFLLDQYANHERSAESIEAAFEKLLMTSYKNRKKMKINLKSRLKKKVEESPPWVKNLLSFVEIPPPVIILRRLFLFSFMACWSVMNSAEAGPAFQVALSLGACIYFLNDKNKSLPRAAIIGFGALVAGWFCGSMTVPLVPSFLLQPTWTLELLTSLVVYVFLFLACSFLK